A window from Neobacillus sp. PS3-40 encodes these proteins:
- a CDS encoding oligosaccharide flippase family protein, with translation MFAQIKRLGADSLLYAFMNIGTKLIAFIMLPIYTHFLSPAKYGVLGIIDNWTSMLTFLIIFGTDSALSFFYFDTKDKEKRIEHVRNVMYFRLFIVAILALVVFSAGPWISKLLLNDAKYVSLLYISILTLFVDSVTVVVLMVMRFDFVTKKVVIYTVGKMLLMAVFSYLFLKYFVKTAEGILLGRLVGYGIIFFLLLPSSVKYLKPKINFPDLKEMIKYAAPLVPASLAFWIIANASVFFLQAFHSAKEVGIYQAATKLAMIITLLTSGVQLAWRPYSMEIKDKESSPLLFSKVYLGLLLIGIIGVMSIATAMPYVIGILGHKYHIAYQYVAILSAATFLNFYYMIISVGLFFTKKTSVISVAFGIVAIINTVLNFVLIPHYSIWGAVTSYIIAYMVAIIFIFRKSQQVYYVPVSFGKMAFLFVSMIIAVVGITYVQEQGLNALYIALAWLFVALTIGISRIDKDFRRKTYKAPTKVINE, from the coding sequence GTGTTTGCCCAAATTAAGCGTTTAGGAGCGGATTCGCTCCTTTACGCATTTATGAATATCGGCACAAAATTAATCGCTTTTATTATGCTTCCTATTTATACTCACTTTTTGTCACCGGCAAAATATGGGGTATTGGGAATTATTGATAATTGGACGTCAATGCTCACGTTCTTGATTATTTTTGGAACGGATTCGGCACTTTCCTTTTTTTACTTTGATACAAAGGATAAGGAAAAGCGAATAGAACACGTTCGTAACGTTATGTATTTCCGTCTGTTTATTGTGGCAATTTTAGCCTTAGTCGTGTTTAGTGCAGGGCCGTGGATCTCTAAATTATTGCTTAATGATGCTAAATATGTATCATTATTGTACATTAGTATTTTGACACTGTTCGTTGATTCAGTGACCGTTGTTGTCTTAATGGTTATGCGTTTTGATTTTGTAACGAAGAAAGTTGTTATCTATACAGTGGGGAAAATGCTGTTAATGGCAGTCTTTTCTTACTTGTTCTTAAAATACTTTGTCAAAACTGCCGAAGGAATATTGCTTGGTAGGTTAGTTGGATATGGAATTATTTTCTTTCTCCTCTTGCCTTCAAGTGTAAAATATCTAAAACCAAAGATTAACTTTCCAGATCTTAAGGAGATGATTAAGTATGCAGCTCCTTTAGTTCCTGCTTCACTTGCTTTTTGGATCATTGCCAATGCCAGTGTTTTCTTCCTGCAAGCATTTCATTCTGCAAAGGAAGTGGGCATCTATCAGGCTGCCACTAAATTAGCAATGATTATAACCCTCTTAACAAGTGGTGTTCAATTAGCGTGGCGCCCATATTCCATGGAGATAAAGGACAAGGAAAGTAGTCCACTTCTTTTTTCAAAAGTTTATTTAGGTCTGTTGTTAATTGGTATCATTGGGGTCATGTCAATTGCTACAGCCATGCCGTATGTGATTGGAATTTTGGGTCATAAGTACCATATTGCTTACCAGTATGTTGCGATTTTATCAGCAGCAACCTTTTTGAATTTTTATTACATGATCATTTCAGTTGGTCTGTTCTTTACGAAAAAAACATCGGTTATTTCGGTTGCTTTCGGTATCGTGGCAATCATCAATACCGTTCTTAATTTTGTGTTGATTCCACACTATTCAATTTGGGGCGCAGTAACGTCATATATAATTGCCTACATGGTTGCGATTATTTTCATCTTTAGAAAAAGCCAGCAAGTATATTATGTGCCTGTGTCATTTGGAAAAATGGCATTTTTATTTGTTAGTATGATTATTGCGGTTGTTGGAATTACGTATGTTCAGGAGCAAGGCTTAAACGCGCTTTATATTGCTTTGGCGTGGCTATTTGTTGCCTTGACCATTGGCATAAGTAGAATCGATAAGGATTTCCGCAGAAAAACGTATAAGGCCCCAACTAAAGTCATAAATGAATGA
- a CDS encoding acyltransferase: MNYIDPSVTLDDSVKVGYFSVIEKDAKIGENVVIGNRVTIHEGTVIGANTTIADGAVLGHGPKPAKTSTLKISGSIPALEIGEDVTIGVNCVIYRGAKIGSSTLIADLATVRENVEIGNFVIVGRGVTVENHVKIGERTKIQSNSYITAYSTLEDHVFIAPCVTTTNDNFMGRTEERFGQIKGATVKRGARVGGASILLPGIVIEEETFVAAGALVTKDTEPKTLIKGVPAKFVRMVDERELL, from the coding sequence ATGAACTATATCGATCCATCTGTAACTCTCGATGACAGTGTTAAAGTCGGTTACTTTTCCGTTATTGAAAAAGATGCAAAGATTGGGGAAAATGTCGTCATTGGTAATAGAGTAACAATTCATGAAGGCACAGTAATCGGAGCAAATACGACGATTGCGGATGGAGCTGTCTTGGGACATGGACCAAAGCCTGCAAAGACTAGTACGTTAAAAATTTCTGGTTCCATTCCAGCGCTTGAAATCGGAGAAGATGTAACAATCGGTGTCAACTGTGTTATATACAGAGGGGCAAAGATTGGTTCTAGTACATTAATTGCTGATTTAGCAACTGTACGGGAAAATGTTGAGATTGGTAATTTTGTTATTGTTGGTCGTGGAGTAACGGTTGAAAATCATGTGAAAATTGGCGAACGTACGAAAATTCAATCGAATTCCTACATTACAGCTTATTCAACTTTAGAGGATCACGTCTTTATTGCACCATGTGTAACAACGACAAATGATAATTTTATGGGCAGAACGGAAGAGCGATTTGGTCAAATTAAAGGGGCAACTGTTAAACGAGGCGCTCGTGTTGGAGGAGCATCCATCCTATTGCCTGGTATTGTGATTGAAGAAGAAACATTTGTGGCTGCAGGTGCTTTGGTTACAAAAGATACAGAGCCAAAAACACTTATAAAAGGTGTTCCTGCTAAGTTTGTCCGTATGGTTGACGAACGGGAGCTGTTATAG
- a CDS encoding nucleotide sugar dehydrogenase, producing the protein MSSFETLIKKIENREAVIGVVGLGYVGLPLAVEKAKAGYKVIGFDVQQSRVEQVNQGINYIGDVVDQDLVDMIKSGQLIATTDYARIQDVDAVAICVPTPLDIYQQPDTSYVESSANEIAKNSHEGMLVVLESTTYPGTTEEIVRPALEAKGLVTGETVFIAYSPERVDPGNKQFKTKNTPKVVGGITANCTKVAASLYRNVLEGDVFEVSSPAIAEMEKIFENTFRHINIALANEMAILCEKMGIDVWEVIDAAKTKPYGYMAFYPGPGLGGHCIPIDPFYLTWKAREYNYHTRLIELAGEINNTMPEYVITRAMQVLNEEGKALRGAKVTVLGVAYKKDIDDVRESPVLKIIEFLEQHGADYQVVDPYVASFKCCGKRMETVQLTKEMLQQSDLVLVATDHSDFDYQMIANESKLVFDTRNALKGITKPNKYVKL; encoded by the coding sequence TTGATGTACAGCAATCACGTGTTGAACAAGTAAATCAAGGGATCAACTATATTGGCGACGTTGTCGATCAAGATCTTGTGGACATGATTAAATCAGGTCAGCTTATTGCAACAACTGATTATGCACGTATTCAAGATGTTGATGCAGTAGCCATTTGTGTACCAACACCACTTGATATTTATCAGCAACCAGATACTTCATATGTTGAAAGTTCTGCAAATGAAATTGCGAAGAATTCACATGAAGGTATGCTTGTTGTTCTTGAATCAACTACTTACCCTGGTACAACTGAAGAAATCGTCAGGCCTGCTCTTGAGGCAAAAGGTTTAGTAACAGGTGAAACAGTTTTCATCGCTTACTCTCCTGAACGTGTCGATCCAGGTAATAAGCAATTTAAAACTAAGAACACTCCAAAGGTTGTTGGTGGTATTACTGCAAACTGTACGAAGGTAGCAGCTTCTTTATACCGTAACGTATTAGAAGGAGATGTATTCGAAGTTTCTAGTCCAGCAATTGCTGAAATGGAAAAAATCTTCGAAAACACATTCCGCCATATTAATATTGCTTTAGCAAACGAAATGGCCATTCTTTGTGAAAAAATGGGTATTGATGTTTGGGAAGTAATTGATGCAGCAAAAACAAAACCATACGGTTACATGGCTTTCTACCCTGGTCCAGGTTTAGGTGGTCACTGTATTCCGATTGACCCATTCTACTTAACATGGAAAGCTAGAGAATACAATTACCATACAAGATTGATTGAACTTGCAGGGGAAATTAACAATACAATGCCTGAATATGTAATTACCCGTGCTATGCAAGTGTTGAATGAAGAAGGTAAAGCGCTTCGTGGTGCGAAAGTAACCGTTCTTGGTGTTGCATACAAAAAAGACATTGATGATGTTCGTGAATCTCCAGTTCTAAAAATCATTGAATTCCTAGAACAGCATGGAGCAGATTATCAGGTTGTCGATCCGTATGTAGCTTCATTCAAGTGCTGCGGCAAAAGAATGGAAACAGTTCAATTAACGAAGGAAATGCTTCAGCAATCTGACTTAGTTTTAGTGGCAACTGACCACTCTGATTTTGATTACCAGATGATTGCGAATGAGAGCAAGCTTGTTTTTGATACACGTAATGCACTTAAAGGTATTACAAAACCAAATAAATATGTAAAACTATAA